One region of Patescibacteria group bacterium genomic DNA includes:
- the ruvA gene encoding Holliday junction branch migration protein RuvA: protein MIAKITGEVEDKLPQGVVVGVGGIGYEVVVPSNYLLGISIGDRVSFHIAENIKEDEYTLFGFPDISSKTIYYKLRSVNGIGPKAAIAILSANNAQQIQDAIIKDDIMVFSSVAGVGKKTAQRIILELKGKLVEAETSGSNPEDQAYLALISLGFSAKDASTALRGVNTELSTQDRIKLALKGATK from the coding sequence ATGATAGCCAAAATAACAGGTGAAGTAGAAGATAAATTGCCCCAAGGTGTTGTCGTCGGAGTCGGCGGAATAGGCTATGAAGTTGTGGTACCGAGTAACTATTTGTTGGGGATATCTATAGGGGATAGAGTTAGCTTCCATATCGCCGAGAATATCAAAGAAGATGAATACACTTTATTCGGCTTTCCCGATATATCTTCAAAAACAATATACTATAAGCTCAGGAGCGTAAACGGTATTGGGCCAAAGGCGGCAATTGCAATATTGTCGGCCAACAATGCTCAGCAAATACAAGATGCAATTATTAAGGACGATATCATGGTGTTTAGTAGTGTAGCAGGTGTAGGCAAAAAAACTGCCCAGAGAATAATCCTAGAATTAAAGGGCAAATTAGTGGAGGCCGAAACTTCTGGATCAAACCCTGAAGATCAGGCATATCTTGCCCTCATAAGCCTAGGTTTTTCCGCTAAAGACGCCAGTACTGCGCTAAGAGGTGTGAACACAGAATTATCTACCCAGGATAGGATTAAACTAGCCCTAAAAGGTGCAACAAAGTGA
- a CDS encoding J domain-containing protein produces the protein MNKRDYYEVLGVSKTATQEEIKKAFRKKAVELHPDRGGDETKFKEANEAYEVLKDTSKRQAYDQMGHAAGADQAGGGNPYSGFQGGQGFDPNEIRFDFGGGAGGGGLNDIFDMFFRGGNGNQTRDVELSLTIDFKEAISGATKELSLRVADNKNGGRKQENIKIKIPAGIDTGQAIKLEGKGEINQQGMRGDLYVRFLVRPDSRFERDGDNILSKIKIDMVQAALGVDYPIETIWGDVKLKIPAGTQPNKIFKLTGKGMPLINSERKGDHIVIAEVSIPTKLSSKQKSILQELAKASSKHRFW, from the coding sequence ATGAACAAGCGTGATTACTATGAAGTACTTGGTGTAAGTAAGACAGCCACCCAAGAGGAAATTAAAAAAGCCTTTAGGAAAAAGGCAGTTGAGCTCCATCCTGACAGAGGTGGTGATGAGACTAAATTCAAAGAAGCTAATGAAGCCTACGAAGTACTCAAAGATACCTCCAAAAGACAAGCCTACGATCAGATGGGCCATGCCGCAGGCGCCGACCAGGCCGGGGGCGGTAACCCTTATTCTGGCTTCCAGGGCGGTCAAGGATTCGACCCCAATGAAATTAGATTTGATTTTGGCGGTGGCGCAGGTGGGGGTGGCCTAAATGACATATTTGATATGTTTTTCAGAGGAGGCAATGGCAACCAAACAAGAGATGTCGAGCTGTCATTGACGATAGACTTCAAAGAAGCAATTAGCGGTGCCACAAAAGAGCTCAGCCTCAGGGTTGCGGACAATAAAAATGGCGGTCGCAAACAGGAGAATATAAAAATCAAAATACCTGCAGGCATAGACACCGGCCAAGCTATTAAGCTAGAAGGTAAAGGGGAAATAAACCAACAAGGTATGCGTGGAGATTTGTATGTAAGATTTCTAGTTAGGCCCGATAGTAGGTTTGAGCGCGATGGCGATAACATTTTATCCAAGATAAAAATAGATATGGTTCAGGCCGCACTTGGAGTAGATTATCCGATCGAGACTATATGGGGGGATGTGAAGCTTAAAATACCTGCCGGTACTCAGCCGAATAAGATATTTAAGCTCACTGGCAAAGGGATGCCACTTATAAACTCAGAGCGCAAGGGAGATCATATAGTCATAGCTGAAGTGTCGATACCAACTAAGCTCAGCAGTAAGCAGAAAAGTATTCTCCAGGAATTAGCCAAAGCATCAAGCAAACATCGTTTTTGGTAG
- a CDS encoding ComEC/Rec2 family competence protein, whose translation MRRPTIIILSCMSFIAGTIVGYNFLFSPNFWWTVFCIFSALASLLLSRRLKFIPIVLCGAVLGLAIITYQQNYISQYGLSGSTYKKLEISGDVKGDPYWDKDRNYVFTLTNLNVDGSSRVGDVRIKTFSSAVKEGYRVTVVGKIFPIMAKPGYQISYGTVKIASFNQPVMVMAKQLFYSGIDRSLEESPAGFLKGILVGARSSLPLPLQQTLNEVGLSHIVAVSGYNLTILVVILQRLLKKRWLWASLIISLALVWSFTILTGASASILRAAVMATVFLIASYYGRPLSVFTCISITAAITLLINPSSAVEDIGWQLSFLSLTGIVVLAPIITTILPKKTPLLSDLVAVTFAAQIATVPYLLYLFGSYSIASIISNMVLMPIIPLMMLAGFLIAIVGILAPSWGYILASPLAKLISIIFDFLQYLQSQKGLIVVVRPQTYVLVIWYLLICILGAIVYHHNLDTSLASFQMPDRLVK comes from the coding sequence ATGCGAAGGCCAACTATAATAATATTATCCTGCATGAGCTTCATAGCTGGAACTATAGTTGGCTATAATTTTTTGTTCAGCCCTAACTTTTGGTGGACTGTATTCTGTATCTTTTCTGCGTTGGCCAGTCTGCTATTGTCGCGCAGATTAAAGTTTATACCGATTGTCCTATGCGGCGCTGTTCTGGGGCTGGCAATCATAACATATCAGCAAAACTATATATCGCAATATGGCCTTTCGGGGTCGACCTACAAAAAGCTAGAGATTTCAGGGGATGTTAAGGGCGACCCCTATTGGGACAAAGATAGAAATTATGTTTTTACATTAACAAATCTTAATGTCGATGGATCTAGTAGGGTGGGCGATGTACGTATAAAAACATTTTCATCGGCCGTAAAAGAGGGCTATAGGGTAACGGTGGTCGGTAAGATATTCCCGATTATGGCTAAGCCAGGCTATCAAATAAGTTATGGCACAGTAAAGATCGCATCATTTAATCAGCCAGTAATGGTGATGGCCAAGCAGTTGTTCTATTCTGGGATAGATAGATCTCTCGAGGAATCCCCAGCCGGCTTTCTCAAGGGTATCCTAGTTGGAGCTAGGAGCTCATTGCCTCTACCCCTACAGCAAACATTAAATGAAGTAGGCCTCTCGCATATTGTTGCGGTATCTGGGTATAACCTAACAATATTGGTGGTAATTCTCCAAAGACTATTAAAAAAGCGCTGGCTTTGGGCGAGCTTAATAATATCGCTCGCACTTGTCTGGAGCTTTACGATTCTAACAGGAGCCTCAGCTTCTATTTTGCGAGCTGCAGTAATGGCCACAGTGTTTTTGATAGCCAGCTACTATGGCCGGCCGTTGAGTGTTTTTACATGTATAAGTATTACCGCGGCTATAACATTATTAATTAATCCATCCTCTGCGGTAGAGGACATAGGCTGGCAATTATCATTTTTATCACTCACCGGGATAGTGGTACTGGCCCCAATTATAACTACCATACTTCCCAAAAAGACCCCATTACTTAGCGATCTTGTGGCTGTTACTTTTGCCGCTCAAATTGCTACCGTTCCGTATTTACTATACTTATTCGGTAGCTACTCTATTGCCTCAATTATATCTAATATGGTACTAATGCCCATCATTCCGCTAATGATGTTGGCCGGCTTTCTTATCGCTATTGTGGGTATACTAGCCCCTAGCTGGGGGTATATATTGGCGAGTCCACTGGCAAAGCTGATAAGTATTATCTTCGATTTCTTACAATATTTACAGTCTCAAAAGGGGTTAATAGTGGTTGTAAGACCGCAGACCTATGTATTAGTTATATGGTACCTACTTATTTGTATACTTGGGGCTATAGTCTATCACCACAATCTCGATACCAGCCTTGCATCTTTCCAAATGCCAGATCGCTTGGTAAAATAA
- a CDS encoding YebC/PmpR family DNA-binding transcriptional regulator encodes MSGHSKWASIKHKKGATDAKRGKIFTKMAAEIALAAQGGADPTMNFKLRLAIQKAKSANVPAGNIERAIAKGSGQGGAAKLEELLYEGYGPAGVAIMVKALTDNHNRTGPDVKSTFTKHGGNLGSQGSVAYMFEQKGVIVCRPNIDNDSAELSAIDAGADDIDDSGDQLVVLTSPGKLEAVRDAIGEDNVESAEVQQTPSQSVMVDDESKAKTLLNLIDSLEDLDDVIEVTGNFDIPEDILNKLQ; translated from the coding sequence ATGTCAGGACATAGCAAATGGGCCAGCATTAAACATAAAAAGGGTGCTACAGATGCAAAGCGCGGTAAGATTTTTACTAAAATGGCTGCCGAAATCGCACTTGCCGCACAGGGTGGCGCTGATCCTACGATGAACTTCAAGCTTAGGTTGGCTATTCAGAAGGCCAAGTCTGCGAATGTTCCGGCCGGCAATATCGAGCGGGCAATTGCCAAGGGTAGCGGGCAGGGTGGGGCCGCCAAGCTAGAGGAACTGTTGTATGAGGGGTACGGACCAGCCGGCGTGGCGATTATGGTTAAGGCTCTAACTGATAATCATAACCGCACCGGACCAGATGTTAAATCGACCTTCACCAAGCACGGTGGCAATCTTGGCTCGCAGGGCTCAGTGGCTTATATGTTTGAGCAAAAAGGTGTAATCGTATGCAGGCCAAATATCGACAATGACAGTGCAGAGCTCAGCGCAATCGATGCCGGCGCCGATGATATCGACGATAGCGGCGATCAGCTCGTGGTGCTAACTTCGCCAGGCAAGCTCGAGGCGGTGCGTGATGCAATCGGCGAAGACAATGTTGAGAGTGCTGAAGTACAGCAAACACCCAGCCAGAGCGTGATGGTCGACGACGAGTCTAAGGCCAAGACTCTACTAAACCTCATAGACTCACTCGAGGATCTAGACGATGTGATAGAGGTTACAGGCAATTTTGACATTCCCGAAGACATATTGAATAAATTGCAATGA
- a CDS encoding gamma-glutamyl-gamma-aminobutyrate hydrolase family protein (Members of this family of hydrolases with an active site Cys residue belong to MEROPS family C26.) → MKLLLINNNTYYKNRLKDLLIKHELDIIDYDELAGFDLQKYDIVVLSGGGIKVEGKKRSLKRFSHLYEDQIELVRESNKPVVGICLGCQIIGHSYGAELHRFFTTRRKGLFPIVAIKKNKLMAGKDEAMVFQSNRWMITELPEELICIAASNEGAEIIKHKTKPIYGVQFHPEREKPGGEGRKIFNRILKQIYDEEVS, encoded by the coding sequence TTGAAGTTACTACTTATAAATAATAATACATACTACAAGAATAGGCTTAAAGACCTACTCATTAAGCATGAGCTGGATATCATAGATTATGATGAATTGGCTGGGTTTGACTTACAAAAATACGATATAGTAGTGTTGTCTGGCGGCGGGATAAAGGTTGAGGGTAAAAAGCGATCTCTCAAGAGATTTAGCCACCTTTACGAAGATCAAATTGAGCTGGTCAGAGAATCCAATAAGCCAGTTGTCGGGATTTGTTTAGGATGCCAGATCATTGGCCACAGTTATGGGGCAGAGCTGCATAGGTTTTTTACCACTCGGCGCAAGGGTTTATTCCCTATAGTAGCCATTAAGAAAAATAAGCTCATGGCTGGCAAAGATGAAGCTATGGTTTTCCAATCTAATCGCTGGATGATTACTGAATTACCCGAGGAACTAATCTGTATAGCCGCCTCCAACGAAGGCGCTGAAATAATCAAACACAAAACAAAACCCATCTATGGCGTCCAGTTCCACCCTGAGAGAGAGAAGCCAGGTGGCGAGGGGCGTAAAATATTTAATAGAATTCTCAAACAAATTTACGATGAAGAGGTTTCTTGA
- the ruvC gene encoding crossover junction endodeoxyribonuclease RuvC, with amino-acid sequence MKILGVDPGTATTGFGLINKVGHKLSLLDCGVILTSKDLEMPNRLKIIYDDLAQLVAHHKPDAIAVEKLFFTNNITTAMTVSQARGIILLVASQNNVPIAEYTPLQVKMSATGYGKATKKQVQEMVKKILKLNVIPKPDDAADAIAIAICHGANIA; translated from the coding sequence ATGAAGATTTTAGGTGTGGACCCGGGTACTGCGACAACCGGCTTTGGTCTAATAAACAAGGTCGGCCATAAGCTCAGCTTACTAGATTGTGGGGTAATTTTGACTTCTAAGGATTTAGAAATGCCGAACCGACTTAAGATAATATATGATGACCTAGCTCAGCTAGTGGCTCATCATAAACCCGATGCGATAGCGGTTGAGAAATTATTTTTTACAAATAATATCACTACAGCTATGACCGTAAGCCAAGCTAGAGGCATAATATTGCTCGTTGCCTCTCAAAATAATGTGCCAATCGCCGAATACACCCCCCTGCAAGTCAAGATGTCGGCCACTGGATATGGTAAGGCGACAAAAAAACAAGTCCAGGAAATGGTAAAAAAAATTCTTAAACTTAATGTTATCCCGAAGCCCGATGATGCAGCAGATGCCATAGCAATTGCAATTTGCCATGGGGCAAATATAGCTTGA
- a CDS encoding ABC transporter permease subunit — protein sequence MRQSQKSYWNLYKFEIKQNYKPFLVWLAAILIIMTLFMLTFPSFKSSDYLELVNAKINALPKGFGAAFGLGGITGVSFQDIFFFFSYMSQFFVIAIIIYSINLGSNILAKENNENHIDYLATKPIMKSSIILAKYKALVTFIILITLGLFIVGCILIPALNKDGSPFIYELTRLTIKTFLVYLFFGTLAFSLTAISRRTSKRNMVVVAAFFISFLVGVYAQIQPQQEKLKYLAPTFVFEATTAGYKFSSADIWYMLALFGLSMVLLIIAYWRYTTKDLSLS from the coding sequence ATGAGACAAAGCCAGAAAAGCTACTGGAACCTATATAAATTTGAAATAAAGCAAAACTATAAGCCATTTTTAGTTTGGTTGGCAGCTATCTTAATCATAATGACCTTGTTCATGCTCACCTTCCCCTCTTTCAAATCGTCAGACTACCTTGAACTAGTAAATGCAAAAATTAATGCACTACCCAAGGGATTTGGTGCTGCCTTTGGGCTCGGCGGCATCACGGGTGTTAGCTTTCAAGACATATTCTTCTTTTTTAGCTATATGAGCCAATTTTTTGTTATAGCGATAATTATATATTCGATAAATCTTGGCTCCAACATTTTGGCCAAAGAAAATAATGAAAATCATATAGACTATCTTGCGACTAAGCCAATAATGAAAAGCTCCATTATTCTGGCCAAATACAAAGCTCTGGTTACATTCATTATATTAATTACACTGGGTTTATTTATCGTCGGCTGCATATTAATACCTGCGCTCAATAAAGATGGTAGCCCATTTATATATGAGCTAACAAGGCTTACAATCAAGACATTTTTGGTTTACCTATTCTTTGGCACTTTAGCATTTTCACTAACTGCGATATCTAGGCGAACATCAAAAAGAAATATGGTGGTAGTTGCGGCCTTCTTTATCAGCTTCCTAGTTGGGGTGTATGCACAAATACAGCCCCAACAAGAAAAACTAAAATACCTTGCTCCTACTTTTGTATTTGAAGCTACTACTGCAGGATATAAGTTTAGTAGTGCAGATATTTGGTATATGCTGGCTCTCTTTGGGCTGAGTATGGTCTTACTTATCATTGCTTACTGGCGCTATACCACAAAAGACCTTAGTTTATCTTGA
- a CDS encoding type II secretion system protein GspG: protein MFSLKQRFSNKPAGFTILDVVVVAIVVGFFAVLIVPGLVSGPSRARDSSRKSDLRVIKSSLENYYTEKGSYPATLAELESGAVPFIKKLPKDPKSGNDYIYVVSGTPPSSFYLDAELENKNDKDLKTLGSDQAKGIYRVTSTN from the coding sequence ATGTTTTCATTGAAACAAAGATTCTCAAATAAGCCGGCTGGCTTCACGATATTAGATGTAGTGGTTGTGGCTATTGTGGTTGGGTTTTTTGCGGTTCTTATAGTACCAGGGCTAGTTAGCGGGCCATCTAGGGCTCGCGATTCTTCACGCAAGAGCGATTTGAGGGTAATCAAGTCTTCATTAGAAAACTACTACACTGAAAAGGGCTCATACCCAGCAACTCTTGCAGAGCTAGAAAGTGGCGCTGTGCCATTTATCAAGAAACTGCCCAAAGACCCAAAATCAGGGAATGACTACATTTATGTGGTTAGTGGCACTCCCCCTAGTAGCTTCTATCTAGACGCCGAACTAGAGAACAAAAATGATAAAGACCTCAAGACTTTAGGTAGTGACCAGGCTAAGGGTATTTATAGAGTCACTAGCACAAATTAA
- a CDS encoding RimK family alpha-L-glutamate ligase has product MKIIVLARPNRKNGAERLLEAATKRGHDARIVNYTKCYCNVVKSKPQVYYEGKPLEGIDAIIPRISIASQAYGSAIIRQFEMMNVFSTTGSLAFIRTRDKLRSMQLLARHDIDIPKTVVANNTDALDELIAMVGGAPLIVKVARGSQGMGVMLAETRSAAKAIIQAFYSQNVNILVQEFIKESNGSDVRAFVVDGKIVAAMKRQGPEGEFRSNIHLGGEGVPIKLTRAERLISLGAAKAMNLNIAGVDLLQSERGPLVMEVNAFPMFGEIESVTSQDIAGEIIEHVEDHVPRKRKRDRVGA; this is encoded by the coding sequence ATGAAGATAATAGTATTAGCCCGGCCTAATCGCAAAAACGGAGCCGAACGACTACTAGAAGCTGCTACCAAGCGAGGCCATGATGCCCGAATAGTGAATTACACTAAGTGCTACTGTAATGTCGTAAAGAGCAAGCCACAGGTATATTACGAAGGCAAGCCGCTAGAGGGAATTGATGCAATCATACCTAGAATTTCGATAGCCAGCCAGGCATATGGTAGTGCAATAATTAGGCAGTTTGAGATGATGAATGTATTCTCTACGACAGGTTCACTTGCCTTCATTAGAACCAGAGATAAATTACGAAGCATGCAACTTTTAGCAAGGCACGATATCGATATCCCCAAGACAGTTGTTGCCAATAACACAGATGCGCTCGACGAGCTTATTGCGATGGTTGGCGGCGCACCCTTAATTGTCAAAGTTGCCAGGGGAAGCCAAGGAATGGGGGTTATGCTAGCTGAAACTCGCAGTGCAGCCAAAGCGATAATCCAGGCGTTTTATTCCCAGAATGTAAATATTTTGGTTCAAGAATTCATTAAAGAATCTAATGGTAGCGATGTCAGAGCTTTTGTTGTCGATGGCAAAATAGTCGCAGCCATGAAGCGACAGGGCCCAGAGGGCGAGTTTAGATCTAACATACATTTGGGCGGCGAGGGTGTACCTATAAAACTAACTAGGGCAGAGAGGCTCATATCCTTAGGCGCTGCCAAGGCTATGAATCTTAACATCGCCGGCGTGGATCTTTTACAGTCAGAGCGAGGCCCCTTGGTAATGGAGGTCAACGCATTTCCGATGTTTGGCGAAATAGAATCAGTTACTAGCCAGGATATTGCAGGGGAGATAATTGAGCATGTCGAAGACCATGTGCCTCGCAAAAGGAAGAGAGATAGAGTAGGGGCTTAA
- a CDS encoding gamma-glutamyl-gamma-aminobutyrate hydrolase family protein (Members of this family of hydrolases with an active site Cys residue belong to MEROPS family C26.), giving the protein MNKKILIVDNSFKHKCIKCSQFHRHFSAKTSVLHSIEGPLPQQLDRYSHIILTGSGSSVDESSIIYSRLKPLIQKAEREGIPILGICFGFQAIVAALSDFTSIEHYENPEIGWTKIYQTSPSRLFRNIPKKFYAFESHTSNVVHLPPELRLTALSNGKNIQAYEHKYKPIFGVQFHPEYTAHRGTLKVNSWLKHRVPFRWFTNIDMPPRYNPEVAEKIIYNFYHLSAEFKKPLHRKFV; this is encoded by the coding sequence ATGAATAAAAAAATCCTCATTGTTGATAACTCCTTTAAACACAAGTGTATTAAGTGCAGTCAATTCCATAGGCACTTCAGTGCCAAGACCAGCGTACTGCATAGTATTGAAGGGCCACTACCTCAGCAGCTAGACCGCTATAGTCATATAATCCTGACTGGTTCGGGCAGCAGCGTCGACGAAAGTAGCATAATATACTCTAGGCTAAAGCCATTGATACAAAAGGCCGAAAGAGAAGGCATACCAATCCTAGGTATATGCTTTGGCTTTCAAGCTATTGTCGCGGCTCTCTCAGATTTTACTAGCATCGAACACTATGAAAACCCCGAGATTGGGTGGACTAAAATATACCAGACTAGCCCATCTCGACTGTTCAGGAATATCCCGAAAAAGTTCTATGCTTTCGAGAGCCACACTTCAAATGTAGTTCATCTACCCCCAGAACTTAGATTAACTGCTCTATCTAATGGTAAAAATATCCAGGCTTATGAGCATAAATATAAGCCAATATTTGGCGTGCAATTCCACCCGGAATATACTGCGCATCGGGGCACACTTAAGGTCAATAGCTGGCTAAAACACCGAGTGCCATTCAGATGGTTCACGAACATAGATATGCCTCCGAGGTATAACCCTGAAGTTGCTGAGAAGATAATTTATAACTTCTACCATCTAAGCGCTGAATTCAAGAAACCTCTTCATCGTAAATTTGTTTGA
- a CDS encoding ABC transporter ATP-binding protein: protein MKAISINQFSKKYGKLTAVDNINLDISYGDFFGFIGPNGAGKTTTIKTMLNLLNPYDGEIKLFGKDIKQNKFQANIGYVPGEANLYENLRVKDQINYFGRFFDEIDQGYLNELKTMFLVDDRKKISELSLGNKKKVSIVCALMNKPKLLVFDEVSNSLDPIMQKALFAELIRLNKLGTTIFFSSHNLEEVQTYCKNIAIIREGKIIKKDNVKKIIDANGVQITIKTKQKLNPGFLQKHNIKHGSIGTGAITFAYKGNVNELIYYLSKYKLEYLRISDVKLEDIFDEYYEGAAQ from the coding sequence ATGAAAGCTATCAGCATCAATCAATTCAGCAAGAAATACGGCAAACTAACCGCCGTAGATAATATTAATCTGGATATCAGCTATGGAGATTTCTTTGGTTTCATCGGACCTAATGGTGCCGGAAAAACTACCACTATAAAAACTATGCTTAATCTGCTAAACCCATACGATGGGGAAATTAAGTTATTCGGTAAAGATATTAAACAAAATAAATTTCAGGCGAACATCGGTTATGTTCCGGGCGAAGCCAATCTGTACGAAAACCTGAGGGTTAAAGATCAAATAAACTATTTTGGTAGATTTTTCGATGAGATAGATCAGGGCTATCTTAATGAACTCAAAACAATGTTCCTTGTAGATGATAGAAAAAAAATATCTGAACTTTCTCTTGGCAACAAAAAGAAAGTATCGATAGTTTGCGCACTGATGAACAAACCCAAGCTACTTGTCTTCGATGAAGTCTCCAATAGTCTAGATCCTATAATGCAAAAGGCTCTATTTGCTGAACTTATAAGACTAAACAAGCTGGGCACGACTATATTTTTCTCTAGTCACAACCTAGAAGAAGTCCAAACATATTGTAAGAATATCGCTATTATCCGTGAGGGGAAAATTATTAAAAAGGACAATGTCAAAAAGATAATCGATGCTAATGGCGTACAAATCACTATCAAAACAAAACAAAAGCTCAACCCTGGGTTCCTTCAAAAGCACAATATTAAACATGGCTCGATAGGCACCGGCGCCATCACCTTTGCCTATAAAGGCAATGTCAATGAACTCATCTATTACCTATCTAAATATAAGCTGGAATATTTAAGAATTTCAGATGTTAAGCTCGAAGATATATTCGATGAATACTACGAAGGAGCAGCCCAATGA
- the ruvB gene encoding Holliday junction branch migration DNA helicase RuvB has product MERQEQLAHPAKEVAQEAVFELSLRPKTFQQYIGQEQIKKALKVAIEATKKRNEALDHILLYGPPGLGKTTLAHVIANELDGNLRVTSGPAVEKAADLASLLTSLEDGDILFIDEIHRLPRNVEEILYSAMEDYVIDIMLGKGPSAQNLRLDLPKFTLIGATTRYGALSSPLRDRFGIVNRLNYYLEEEIEEIIARSAKLMDIQIGNDALAKMSRRSRLTPRIANRLLKRVRDWAQVHGDNTINTLALEGTLAILEIDSKGLDQSDRRILDTVISKYSGGPVGVSAIAAASGEERQTIEDVNEPYLIQLGFLERTSRGRKVTKSGYLHLGLEPPEDTS; this is encoded by the coding sequence ATAGAGCGCCAAGAACAGCTCGCCCACCCTGCCAAAGAAGTTGCCCAGGAAGCTGTGTTCGAGTTATCCCTGAGGCCTAAAACATTCCAACAGTACATTGGGCAAGAACAGATTAAAAAAGCTCTTAAAGTGGCTATTGAGGCTACAAAAAAGCGTAATGAAGCGCTCGACCATATTTTGCTATACGGGCCACCCGGGCTAGGCAAAACTACCCTTGCTCATGTTATCGCCAACGAGCTTGATGGTAATTTGAGGGTAACGAGTGGACCCGCTGTAGAAAAAGCCGCCGATCTAGCATCCCTACTCACTAGCCTGGAGGATGGAGATATATTATTCATCGATGAGATACATCGGCTCCCCAGGAATGTAGAAGAGATTCTATACTCTGCGATGGAGGATTATGTTATAGATATAATGCTAGGAAAAGGCCCTTCAGCTCAAAACCTACGCCTTGATCTGCCCAAATTCACTCTGATTGGCGCTACCACACGCTATGGAGCATTATCATCGCCGTTGCGCGATAGGTTTGGTATTGTTAATAGGCTTAACTATTATCTGGAGGAGGAAATAGAGGAAATTATCGCTCGCTCTGCGAAGTTAATGGATATACAGATCGGCAATGATGCCCTGGCAAAGATGTCTCGTCGTTCAAGGCTAACTCCCAGAATAGCCAATCGGCTTCTAAAGCGCGTGAGGGATTGGGCTCAAGTACACGGCGATAATACTATAAATACCCTGGCGCTAGAAGGCACACTGGCTATTCTCGAGATAGACAGCAAGGGTCTCGATCAGTCTGATCGGCGGATATTAGACACAGTTATTAGTAAATACTCGGGTGGTCCGGTTGGGGTCAGCGCTATAGCTGCCGCTTCTGGAGAAGAGCGCCAAACTATTGAGGATGTTAATGAGCCCTATTTGATACAGCTTGGATTCCTGGAGAGAACTAGCCGAGGCCGCAAGGTCACGAAGAGTGGCTATTTGCACCTTGGGCTGGAGCCCCCAGAAGATACTTCATAA
- a CDS encoding PH domain-containing protein: MKQMIPNKITYPGQPEGEITQRVVYKSIMTIGPILAAMALVLLGYIVVVIAYDKNSAQINAIIPKGFISVLGFLLIGSVVFLLLGTVWIWRRNKIIITNSHVVDMDQIGLFNMSLSTLSLYEIQDIKSSIKGPIQTFLNYGTVVIQTAGETENFVFDFIADPNELKQYILSARKIFYSSKAVQKSTNTIV, from the coding sequence ATGAAACAAATGATTCCAAATAAAATAACTTATCCTGGCCAGCCAGAAGGGGAGATTACCCAAAGGGTGGTGTATAAAAGCATTATGACTATTGGGCCAATACTGGCCGCTATGGCCCTAGTATTATTGGGGTATATAGTAGTCGTAATAGCTTACGATAAGAACTCAGCCCAGATAAATGCCATTATACCTAAGGGCTTTATTAGCGTCCTAGGCTTTTTACTAATTGGGTCTGTAGTATTTTTACTACTTGGAACGGTCTGGATTTGGCGTCGTAATAAGATAATTATAACCAACTCTCATGTTGTAGATATGGATCAAATTGGGCTTTTTAATATGTCTCTATCGACTCTGAGCCTATATGAGATACAAGATATCAAGTCTAGTATCAAAGGGCCCATCCAGACATTTCTAAATTATGGAACTGTTGTGATCCAGACTGCTGGAGAGACAGAGAATTTTGTATTCGATTTTATAGCAGATCCAAATGAACTAAAGCAGTATATCTTGTCGGCTCGAAAAATATTCTACTCTTCTAAGGCCGTCCAGAAATCCACCAATACAATAGTTTAA